From Onychostoma macrolepis isolate SWU-2019 chromosome 05, ASM1243209v1, whole genome shotgun sequence:
GATTTAAAAACGACTAAACTTGGTTTAGTTATTTGATATGTTCTTGGAGTCTTGAACAATATAGTGACACTCACATCAGGGAAATATTTGTATAGTCTCATTCAAACAAAtcttgagagagagaaagtgtgtgtgtgtgtgtggggagtaaactgaatgaaaaatattcagtaaataaatatatatagtgaTCTAACCCCATATTAAAACTGctgtacatttaaattaaattaaatttcgcTGACTGCCAAAAGCAAGCGCGCGGAACTGTATGGTTAGATATACATCGTCCTGGTGACAATATTACAATTTGATGACCAcgctttgaaaatgttttataaataataataataataataataaatgaaagctGCAGGACTGCACAATACGGTTATTCGTAGCGCAACACTTTACTAAAACAAAGTTTACTTCCAACATTACGCTAATGCTGATGAACCGCAAGctctccaaatgaatcattcgcATCTCTTAACCAATAccaaaaatgattttgaatTTCTCAGGTAAAACGCGCGTCTGGAGCGCTATCTGATCTTCTGTGCGCGAAAAGAGGCCAACAGTGACGCTGTGCGCAGGAGACCTGGAAGTTCAGCTTCTCTGGGTCCCGCAGACCGACAGATGCGTGTCCTAATGATGTTGGCATATTCACACAACAGCGAGCGAGGCAGCGCTGTTTGGCGGCAGCAACCGAGTTCTCCAACACCTTTTTATAAGTCTGAAGTCTTTCCCCTCCACCCGACCTGTTAAAACCACGCCTACAGAGCGACACAATTGGTCCAAAAGCGTCAAAGAGCCAATCAACTGCGGGCTTCTGCTCAAAACACGCAACACATCCACACCACCGAAGCCTATGGAGTTCAGAAGCACTGGGAATATCTCTGTGCTGGACCCTGTGCTTCGCATATCGCGCTGAAATGTGTGTGCGGGAGAGAAAGTgcgtgtgtgagcgtgtgaagGTGTATACCTCCAACAAGTAAAGACAGAGGAATTATTCCGAGGCAACGAAATATTTCAACACATCTCTTTGGCAGGACTCGGGACGATCCCATTATTAGCGGAATGTCTATTTTACAGAAATCCAAAGGACACCGACGCGCGCCGCGAGCTGACACACAGTGACTCGGtcgtttcttttatttttattttctcgaTTTCATAGCGCACTGCCAAAAGACAAGCCGCGAAGATTAATGGATAGCCGTTTCTCACTTTCTCTTTTAGATACTTTGTTGGAATCCGGCTAGAGAAACAATTAAGAGACTCACGCGTCGCAGGGACGCTGGACTTGGTGAAGGACTTCTCCGGCGCAGATATTAAGCTGATTGCACATCGATTTAAGGAACATCGCATCTGCTGTCTGGACTTGCATGAGCTTCCCGATGAGAGATCCATTTATTCAAGGATCCAGTATGGCATATCACCCGTTTTTACCTCACCGGGGTCCGGAATTTGCCATGAGCGCAATGCTGGGTCACCAGCCGCCCTTCTTCCCGGCCCTGGCGCTGCCACCCAACGGCTCGCTGTCTCTGCCCGGGGCGCTGGGCAAACCAATAATGGAGCAGCTGATGGGCGCAGCGGAGACCGGCCTTCACTTCTCCTCACTGGGACACCAAGCCGCCACCGCGCATCTCCGGCCTCTGAAGACGCTTGAGCCCGAGGAGGAGGTTGAAGACGACCCAAAAGTTCACCTCGAAGCCAAGGAACTCTGGGAGCTTTTCCACAAGCGCGGCACAGAAATGGTCATCACTAAATCTGGAAGGTAACCGGAATTATTCCATAAATCAGCTGTGCTCcgaatttaattaaatgaaacacAGTCCGAGATTATAGTCGCTATCAAACGTGAATTCTGATTGATTTATTGATCTGCGTGACTCACAGATTTCTTTAGAGGAGCACATGTGGCAAGATAGCTGGACAGGCCTATTGCTTTTTATTGTTCATTCTGTTTTTGTCTGGGCGTATGTTTTTTGAACAACGTATAAAATACATCCCAACTTGAACTATGGGCCTAAACATGTCTGAATCGAaattcatcgttgttgctgttgttgttaaaGTAATCGTTATCAAATTAGTTAAGTTATCGTTTTATTTTGGTGCATGCACACGTCTGTAATACCAAGTATTATACTTAATATCACAATTAAATGTAGATAACATGCACAGTTAATTTTGCTCCAAAATTGCATTATTGTAAAGTTGCTTTCAGTCAGGTTTGATTTGTTACTTAGTTTTGCCGAAACGTTAAATTAAAGAGTTTAGCATTTTTTATTGTTGCACTGCGTTTAGATTTGGGGGTGTTTCACAAGTTAGGGCTGATGATTGGGCCTAGCCCTTCATCTACACACaacaaaatcatttcaggtCTTTGCATTTAATGTTTCTCTAGACAGCAAAATTCATCCATCCAGTAAAAGTGAAGAATTTGGATCTCGATAAAACTCCGCTAATTTATCTCTGATCTTCTCTGCAGGCGAATGTTCCCTCCGTTTAAAGTCAGATGCACGGGCTTGGACAAAAAGGCCAAATATATTCTGTTGATGGATATTGTTGCGGCTGATGACTGCAGGTATAAATTTCACAACTCTCGCTGGATGGTGGCAGGAAAGGCTGACCCCGAAATGCCAAAACGGATGTACATTCACCCCGACAGTCCGGCCACCGGCGAGCAATGGATGTCTAAAGTCGTCAATTTTCACAAACTTAAACTGACAAATAACATCTCCGACAAGCATGGATTTGTAAGTGTAAGATTTGTATAAactttattactattattattattattgttgttgttgttgttgtttaaatacGTGTGTTCAGTGTTTGCATGTATTTATATGGATTTTTCGTTACAAAATGTCTTAAGACTTCGCACTGTCCAAAAGTTTGTATCTGTAATGAGctataatttgaatttaatttcgACTACGTGCACACAAATATTGTCAAAAACTATGCAGGCTTCATCTTGTTTAAGGGTATGCAGAAAGTGTGCCCAATAaatgcgattttttttttttactatttattaaaatgttactgCAAGTCAACtgtgttttttaataattactataaatactatttataaatactatcgtatttatatttcagaCGATACTAAACTCCATGCACAAATACCAGCCAAGATTTCACATTGTGAGAGCCAACGACATATTGAAACTCCCATACAGCACGTTCAGGACCTACGTGTTCCCTGAGACAGACTTCATTGCTGTCACTGCCTACCAGAACGACAAGGTTGGTCATAAGTTTGTGTTGAATCTGACTCAACTCTTAACCTGCCACAGCGCTGAATACTTTGCTCTAAATATTTAATAGCATACACAGTGGTCTTACAGGAGAAGTAATGTTTTGTGCTTTCGGTACTTTTGTCTAGAACATAGTTATTATGCAGTGCATTTCTACAATATACTTATTCTTAGCTGTATCACTGTGAGGCCTACATCATATTGCAAAGCCTAGtaatacagaaaacaaacacgCATCATTTTTTCACTTTCTCCTGTTTGACACGCACaggttatttttcatttatttatatgagtCAAAAAATCTGAAGATCTTCAACAGTTTGTTCATggaaacctgtgtgtgtgtgtgtgtgtgtgtgtgtgagagagagagagaaagaatgagAAGAGGGAGGGAGGCAGGAAGGGAGGACTAGCCATAGTGGGACGGGACTgaagaagagaaaaagagattcaaaaatgatgtgtgtgtgtgtgtgttaatttaTTAGAAAACTGCTGAAATATAAGTAACCCTTAAGATTCTAGGAAATTACTGTTATTGCACTAAATGCCTATGGGGTGTCAGGGTGGGGAGACTGAATTCATGTTGAGAGGTTGTAGATATAAAAAGGTTCTCAATTTTTATGAGCTGGAAATGCCCCCGTGTTTCCTACAAATACCAAAGTTTGAGACAAGTCACTGCAGGCGTAATGCGTGTATTTTAATGCAGAACAAGCATATAGGCCAGCCctttaaactatataaaatcCTAACGTAATCGTAGTGAGTCATACAGCTGTTCTGCATTTTGCATATGTTTCAATAGGCTGCAAATAATTGTCacctgagcaaaaaaaaaaaaatgcattcaattGGTTAACGTAACTGAAAAACCTTGAAGTTATCTTTATTCATGTTATATTGATTCCATGTTATTACATTTCAGATAACACAGCTGAAAATTGATCACAATCCTTTTGCAAAAGGATTTCGTGACACTGGAAATGGGAGACGCGAGAAAAGGTACGACTGAACGAGCTGCTTATTTTACCCTGTAGCTACAATAGCATTCCTTAACGTTCTCAAGTTCAGGACACTGTTGGTTATTATTGCAGCAAGTTCGGTTGTCATGCATTTTACATGGATTCATTTTAATCGTAAAGTAGTAAGATGAACTAAAAACTCAAAAGCGCGTTGTTCAGTCTTATTTGACTCTAATGCAATTAGAAGGTGGTTTACGCTGACATATGTTTTCTCAATTTTCCGTCGACTTTTATTTCATACAGAAAACAGCTGGCTCTGCAATCGATGCGTTCGTATGAGGAGcagcagaaaaaagaaaacggGACATCAGATGATTCCTCAGGCGAACAAGCGTCCTTCAAATGCTTTCGCCAGGCTTCGTCTCCTGCGGTCTCAACTGCTGGCCAGAATAACTTAAAAGGTACGAGAGGCAGACAAACGCGCTATTTACTTTCAGATCAAAATCAAGCTTTTTCTTCTACGATTATCTAAAGAAATCGCACAATTATTTCCTTACTAATGCAAATTCTTTTGTGAAAGACTGCTAATTGGAGAGcagcacatttgtttttgtcttaAAGTAGAATGTCAAGATGCCACACATTAAAATCTGTTGCAGCAAAATCCCCAATTTTGTATGTATGTTACTATGTTTGTAGGGCACCAAATTAGTATTTATTTCTCGAGCTTTTCGCATTGCCTCCAACTGTGCCTTTACTGATTTTAAACGACATGCATGTAGTGTCTTGCAgtctgtatttataaaaaaggCACATCCAAGTGTCTAATATAAAGTAGGTCGACTTGATTAAATGGTCTTTCGCACTCTCAACAGATTTTTGCGACAGTGATGAAGATAGCGATGACGAAGACAAAGATGGAAACGTGAAAGAGGGGCCAGACTCGAGCAAAATCTCCACCACGACCGAGGACTCCAAGGATCACGATGCGAGTTTAAGCAAAAGCCTGTTCGGGGAAAGCGACTCTGTTCAGCGGAGAACTGAAAAGACACGGGATTCGCGGCAGAGTCCCATCACGCTCATCTCTAGCACCACTCGGTCCGGTGAAGAGCTCAAGAGTCCGGATCAGGCCAAAACAGACGACTGCCGGACAGTGAGCAAAGAAAATTACACGCCATTGACTGTGCAAACAGATGGCGCTGTGCACTTAAATCAAAACCATTTGCACAATTTCGGATTTCCGCCGGGTTTGGCCGGCCAGCAGTTTTTCAATCACTTGGGTGGTGCCCATCCGTTTCTCTTGCACCCTGGTCAGTTCAATATGGGAGGCGCTTTCTCAAACATGGCCGCAGGGATGGGCCCCATACTGGCAGCTGTTTCCTCCGGAGGGGTCAGTTCGATGGACACGAGCAGCATGCCATCACCCTCGCAAAGCCTGACGGGAGCACCGCTGCCCTTCCACCTTCAGCAACATGTCCTGGCGTCGCAGGTAAGCCTGTTAATGATGATTAGCAGTCAAAGCATTTCATAGATGCTTTAGTCCTAACCTGCAGGTTGTTTATAAACACTCGAGTATTTTAGCGCTTCTGTAGCTACGTTTGAGACTTCTGGGAAAAAATGAGGTGTGGCATATCTTGCAGTGTTTAATGGTCTTTGTTGTGCAGTCCATAAATTGTCAGCAAATATAGAACAACTGACAATTGTTGCTGAAGATTAGCAATAAAGCTGTTCTTGACGGATGTGTGCAGACAGTAATATTTCGcaattaatttgtaaaaaaaagagaaaactgtTAATGACAGAAGCAGAAATCGTCATTGacaactttatattttttacaaattaattgctatatattatacaaattaattgctatatatatatatatatatatatatgaagagttgagatgcaaaagcctgtaagtgccgtttgaaattttcttctaaaattagcatttttctcaggcacCTATGTTTATGTTGAGTTATTTAGCTTTAATAGCGATGACAAGAacctattcattgccattaatgTGACATTACTGAATCTACACAAaagagcctgagaaaaatgctcattttagaagaaaatttcaaacggcacttacaggcttttgcatctCAACTCttcatacagtgtatatatatatatatatatatatatatataggcttttgcatctgaaatctgaactcatatatatatatatatatatatatatatgaaataaccaAAAATAGTAGCATGTCaattattgaatatttttttaatcaagtcACAGTCAAGTTTGCAATGAATGCATCAACCTAAATACACAATGTATACTAAAAAAGCTGGGTTAAATCAGATAGAAATAGATAAGGTGACAATTGCACGATatcatattttacagtatatatacataacataGGCCACGACatctttctgaagaaaaaaaacatgcctatgtgtgtgtgtgtgtgtgtgtgtgtgtgtgtgtgtgtgtcaagggaaaaggtatatatatatatatatatattaggtacAAGGGAACGAAAAAGCAGGATTAAATAAAGGGTCATATTCAGATTTTCTATTAGTgaaaattatgtaataaattattatatataggctattccCTTTTGGTCACCATGTATGAATTCATGTGTTGATTCTAAAGTCAGTTTACATACTTTACGTGTATGATCAACGCCAAATGtttcagttgtttattttgttaaatatctatctatctctgtagGGTCTGGCTATGTCTCCCTTTGGAGGGCTCTTCCCGTATCCCTACACCTACATGGCCGCCGCGGCAGCTGCTTCATCCGCCGCCTCTTCATCGGTTCATCGTCATCAGTTTCTGAACGCGGTGCGGCCCCGGTTACGGTACAGCCCTTACTCTTTACCGAGCGTCCCCGACAGCACTTTGCTCACGACGGCTGTCCCACCGATGGCGAGCAGTGCCATGGATCTGAAGGGAGACGCTTCAGCGGCTCTGGACTCTGAGATCACCAGCCGCTCGTCCGGTTCGGTATCCCTGTCTCCGAAACCCTGCTCCGAGAAAGATTCCAGCAGCGAGTTACAGAGCATCCAGCGCCTGGTCAGCGGACTCGAGTCCAAACCGGACAGAGCGCGCAGTGTGTCTCCATAGACATTAACGACGAGTAACCCGTTTACACTACGGACCTGCATCGGAGAAAACGTTTAGACTCGAAATGCACTTTGGTAATACAAATAAACGCGTAAATGTATGTTGTtcttttgttaaattaaaacagtaaCTTTGATCCACCCCCAAACCCCAACCCCCCAACTATTTGAATACCAGAGAAGTATTGAACAGTGAACAGTTTGGCAAAGATGTCAGAGACTGAATAAAGCTGCTGCTCCTCTTTATGTTATACGTCAGGGTgatagtaatttaatttaatatgcaCTCTGAATCGGTTCTTGCTTTATTTGATATCTCTTTATCGGATGTGTTTGAAAAcatattaatgaattaaataatttaccGGAGGCATATTGCATGTCAAAGAATA
This genomic window contains:
- the tbx3a gene encoding T-box transcription factor TBX3a isoform X1, yielding MSFPMRDPFIQGSSMAYHPFLPHRGPEFAMSAMLGHQPPFFPALALPPNGSLSLPGALGKPIMEQLMGAAETGLHFSSLGHQAATAHLRPLKTLEPEEEVEDDPKVHLEAKELWELFHKRGTEMVITKSGRRMFPPFKVRCTGLDKKAKYILLMDIVAADDCRYKFHNSRWMVAGKADPEMPKRMYIHPDSPATGEQWMSKVVNFHKLKLTNNISDKHGFVSTILNSMHKYQPRFHIVRANDILKLPYSTFRTYVFPETDFIAVTAYQNDKITQLKIDHNPFAKGFRDTGNGRREKRKQLALQSMRSYEEQQKKENGTSDDSSGEQASFKCFRQASSPAVSTAGQNNLKDFCDSDEDSDDEDKDGNVKEGPDSSKISTTTEDSKDHDASLSKSLFGESDSVQRRTEKTRDSRQSPITLISSTTRSGEELKSPDQAKTDDCRTVSKENYTPLTVQTDGAVHLNQNHLHNFGFPPGLAGQQFFNHLGGAHPFLLHPGQFNMGGAFSNMAAGMGPILAAVSSGGVSSMDTSSMPSPSQSLTGAPLPFHLQQHVLASQGLAMSPFGGLFPYPYTYMAAAAAASSAASSSVHRHQFLNAVRPRLRYSPYSLPSVPDSTLLTTAVPPMASSAMDLKGDASAALDSEITSRSSGSVSLSPKPCSEKDSSSELQSIQRLVSGLESKPDRARSVSP
- the tbx3a gene encoding T-box transcription factor TBX3a isoform X2, producing the protein MSFPMRDPFIQGSSMAYHPFLPHRGPEFAMSAMLGHQPPFFPALALPPNGSLSLPGALGKPIMEQLMGAAETGLHFSSLGHQAATAHLRPLKTLEPEEEVEDDPKVHLEAKELWELFHKRGTEMVITKSGRRMFPPFKVRCTGLDKKAKYILLMDIVAADDCRYKFHNSRWMVAGKADPEMPKRMYIHPDSPATGEQWMSKVVNFHKLKLTNNISDKHGFTILNSMHKYQPRFHIVRANDILKLPYSTFRTYVFPETDFIAVTAYQNDKITQLKIDHNPFAKGFRDTGNGRREKRKQLALQSMRSYEEQQKKENGTSDDSSGEQASFKCFRQASSPAVSTAGQNNLKDFCDSDEDSDDEDKDGNVKEGPDSSKISTTTEDSKDHDASLSKSLFGESDSVQRRTEKTRDSRQSPITLISSTTRSGEELKSPDQAKTDDCRTVSKENYTPLTVQTDGAVHLNQNHLHNFGFPPGLAGQQFFNHLGGAHPFLLHPGQFNMGGAFSNMAAGMGPILAAVSSGGVSSMDTSSMPSPSQSLTGAPLPFHLQQHVLASQGLAMSPFGGLFPYPYTYMAAAAAASSAASSSVHRHQFLNAVRPRLRYSPYSLPSVPDSTLLTTAVPPMASSAMDLKGDASAALDSEITSRSSGSVSLSPKPCSEKDSSSELQSIQRLVSGLESKPDRARSVSP